The following coding sequences are from one Candidatus Acidiferrales bacterium window:
- a CDS encoding GAF domain-containing protein, with the protein MNNEQAVLDEIGSTMNEGAAPKETAKRIAQTLRLSAGYGSVTIYAVTEKEIIALGWTGSEEPAHLRFAVTKGLTGAVVKERAPLVVGNVSKDPRYLVAYTKMRSEMIVPVLGPGASVIGTINIASERENAFGEKDVRFVEECAKKIMKLFSVPGIT; encoded by the coding sequence GTGAACAACGAGCAAGCGGTGCTGGACGAAATCGGCTCGACGATGAATGAGGGAGCCGCGCCTAAGGAGACGGCGAAGCGGATCGCGCAAACTCTGCGATTGTCCGCCGGGTATGGCTCCGTGACGATTTATGCCGTGACGGAAAAGGAAATCATCGCGCTTGGCTGGACCGGAAGCGAAGAGCCGGCGCACTTGCGGTTTGCTGTGACGAAAGGGCTGACCGGCGCCGTCGTGAAGGAGCGTGCGCCGCTGGTGGTCGGCAATGTCAGCAAGGATCCGAGGTATCTGGTGGCGTACACAAAAATGCGGTCGGAGATGATTGTGCCGGTGCTGGGGCCGGGCGCGAGCGTCATCGGAACAATCAACATCGCGAGCGAGAGAGAGAATGCGTTTGGTGAGAAGGACGTGCGATTCGTGGAAGAATGCGCGAAGAAGATCATGAAACTGTTCAGCGTGCCTGGGATCACATAG